In Kineosporia sp. NBRC 101731, the following proteins share a genomic window:
- a CDS encoding cyanobactin biosynthesis system PatB/AcyB/McaB family protein, with product MIPKSFFPPQVAPVYRPSFVEPHRCVDVEHGTPEQRVAMRMRLMHGANFNDPQYFAYPSYQRMKVS from the coding sequence ATGATTCCGAAATCCTTTTTCCCGCCGCAGGTTGCGCCGGTGTACCGGCCGTCGTTCGTGGAGCCGCACCGTTGTGTCGATGTCGAGCACGGTACCCCGGAGCAGCGGGTGGCCATGCGCATGCGTCTGATGCACGGCGCCAATTTCAACGATCCGCAGTACTTCGCCTATCCCAGCTACCAGCGGATGAAGGTGTCATGA
- a CDS encoding TetR family transcriptional regulator, translating to MTANEGDLRSRRRKATARDIHLATLRLAVEHGFDHVTVDMISAAAGVSRRTFFNYFPTKEAAVIAGPRTVPDDALAQFLASPQKDPPQVLRDLTRLLLRELELNQPDRDELRQVMALAAAYPSVLATLLASFDTFEQFVATTVAQRLGAEPGDETATLIAAVGLAAMRTGLQRWAHGPASESSPQVSPLIQVEHTLTLLHGFLIP from the coding sequence ATGACGGCGAACGAGGGAGACCTGCGCTCCCGGCGGCGGAAGGCCACGGCGCGCGACATTCACCTGGCCACGCTGCGGCTGGCGGTCGAGCACGGCTTCGACCACGTCACCGTCGACATGATCAGCGCCGCGGCCGGGGTGTCGCGGCGCACGTTCTTCAACTACTTCCCGACCAAGGAGGCCGCGGTCATCGCCGGGCCGCGCACCGTGCCCGACGACGCGCTGGCGCAGTTCCTGGCCTCCCCGCAGAAGGATCCGCCCCAGGTCCTGCGCGATCTGACCCGGCTGCTGCTGCGGGAACTGGAACTGAACCAGCCCGACCGGGACGAGCTGCGCCAGGTGATGGCCCTGGCCGCCGCGTATCCGTCCGTACTGGCCACCCTCCTGGCCAGTTTCGACACGTTCGAGCAGTTCGTCGCCACCACCGTGGCCCAGCGGCTGGGCGCCGAGCCCGGTGACGAGACCGCGACCCTGATCGCGGCCGTCGGCTTGGCTGCCATGCGCACCGGCCTGCAGCGCTGGGCGCACGGGCCCGCCTCCGAGTCCTCCCCGCAGGTCTCACCGCTCATACAGGTCGAGCACACGCTCACGCTGCTGCACGGCTTTCTCATCCCCTAG
- a CDS encoding TetR/AcrR family transcriptional regulator, which translates to MARTKEFDDLTAVTAARDVFWERGYGPTSLAQLMAATGLSKSSLYETYGSKRDLFTRAAENYLDLIITPRLAPLEAPGAGRDELVTYFTDLEAFFTKAPARIARRGCLMLNTAMDLNDLDAEAGQLVSGYRERVFAAFRAAISTLGRADAERRAQILTASQIGLMVTSRLDPAAAAQLAQALADDVRAW; encoded by the coding sequence ATGGCCCGCACGAAGGAGTTCGACGACCTCACCGCGGTGACAGCCGCACGCGACGTGTTCTGGGAACGCGGCTACGGCCCGACCTCGCTCGCCCAATTGATGGCCGCGACCGGGCTGAGCAAGTCCAGCCTCTACGAGACGTACGGCAGCAAGCGCGATCTGTTCACCCGCGCCGCCGAGAACTACCTCGACCTGATCATCACCCCACGCCTGGCCCCGCTCGAAGCCCCGGGCGCCGGACGGGACGAGCTCGTCACGTACTTCACCGACCTGGAAGCCTTCTTCACGAAGGCCCCCGCCCGGATCGCCCGACGCGGATGCCTGATGCTGAACACCGCGATGGACCTCAACGACCTGGACGCCGAGGCCGGCCAGCTCGTGAGTGGTTACCGGGAGCGCGTGTTCGCGGCCTTTCGGGCGGCCATCAGCACCCTCGGCCGAGCGGATGCCGAACGACGGGCCCAGATCCTCACCGCCTCACAGATCGGACTGATGGTGACGTCTCGCCTGGATCCGGCCGCCGCCGCGCAACTGGCGCAGGCACTGGCCGACGACGTCCGGGCCTGGTGA
- a CDS encoding SAM-dependent methyltransferase, whose amino-acid sequence MQHNGEIEVAWDMSVPDADIYLVGYGNRLPNDFTLEMLAILKNCTRVFGVPPLRAPGFGIPEMENLMVHYGPDKKRRITYSEWLDRILDAAQADAPVAFATYGSAMVGTWVAHRILEEAPRRGLKVHVSNAVSFLDGMFADLNLEPFYGFSMWEATSFVTLGITPDTRAHLVLPQAPMFQVHEGLDPQTHTLRHSTTVTELRDHLLKFYPPGHEVTYIQAASGTGTHNDEPVIERMRLAELDHGGRSQGATLLVPGLSRPRALDFESATAVPEQAAG is encoded by the coding sequence ATGCAGCACAACGGTGAGATCGAGGTCGCGTGGGACATGTCCGTGCCCGATGCGGACATCTACCTGGTCGGGTACGGTAACCGGCTGCCCAACGACTTCACCCTGGAGATGCTGGCCATTCTGAAGAACTGCACGCGGGTGTTCGGGGTGCCGCCGCTGCGGGCGCCGGGTTTCGGTATCCCGGAGATGGAGAACCTGATGGTGCACTACGGGCCGGACAAGAAGCGCCGCATCACGTACTCCGAGTGGCTGGATCGGATTCTCGATGCCGCGCAGGCCGATGCGCCGGTGGCCTTCGCGACCTACGGCAGCGCGATGGTCGGTACCTGGGTGGCGCACCGGATCCTTGAGGAGGCTCCCCGACGCGGCCTGAAGGTGCATGTCAGCAATGCGGTCTCGTTCCTCGACGGGATGTTCGCCGACCTCAACCTCGAGCCCTTCTACGGCTTCTCGATGTGGGAGGCCACCAGCTTCGTCACCCTCGGCATCACCCCCGACACCCGCGCCCACCTGGTGCTGCCCCAGGCCCCGATGTTCCAGGTGCACGAGGGCCTCGACCCGCAGACCCACACGCTGCGGCACAGCACGACGGTCACGGAACTACGGGACCATCTACTGAAGTTCTACCCGCCCGGCCACGAGGTGACCTACATCCAGGCCGCCTCCGGCACCGGCACCCACAACGACGAACCCGTCATCGAGCGCATGCGCCTGGCCGAACTCGACCACGGCGGCCGTAGCCAGGGCGCGACCCTGCTGGTGCCGGGACTGAGCAGGCCGCGAGCGCTGGACTTCGAGTCGGCCACCGCGGTGCCGGAGCAGGCCGCGGGCTGA
- a CDS encoding S8 family serine peptidase, translating into MPALAEIPGMRELWAATRGDAGIRIGVVEGRPDLGHPAFAGADLRVVEPVWLPAIPTDELLAEHGTFVASQIFGQGDEPVPGVAPGCRGIIVPALPNTATVADPLNLVHAVDALLDAGVHVIHFSPVLATSSGEAADLLRRSMAKAEEAGVLVVVPAGNNYGELQQIPAVIPTVLTVGAVDDEGRMFRFSNFGPGYRDHGIVAPGGNMLGATPGGGRRTEKGTSVSTPVVTGVAALLIGLQRRHGLAVDPLAVRDALIATARPLPAASCHGEPERGLSGLLDIRGALRRVLAGHEVLASMVDVVEPALDAVTLASVESVEVESVGVEPVFALGALGYDFGTVARKEVFAQRMAAVRTGRTLFPAQPDDVRQMVRHLRDNPTQSGSLIWTLSLESTPLYAVEVADAFAPEVYARLVDLLEGQFVRGAGQVERVAVAARSTGRWAQLISGQMVAVIELELPRHLNGWAAGPLAAEAVGQAGLVDQVGALTVPALRDFLHRICLDLRNRGATASERALNFAATSVFAAAEVFSQASALGLVLDRTTVEESPFGRADQVCRDVCLSFFDPENGRRAGRVFRLSVDVTDVQPVALGPVRSWARDLSSSERES; encoded by the coding sequence GTGCCCGCTCTGGCTGAGATTCCCGGGATGCGGGAGCTGTGGGCCGCGACGAGGGGGGATGCCGGGATCCGGATCGGGGTGGTCGAAGGGCGGCCGGATCTGGGGCATCCGGCCTTCGCCGGTGCCGACCTCAGGGTGGTCGAACCGGTCTGGTTGCCGGCCATCCCGACGGACGAACTACTGGCTGAGCACGGAACCTTCGTCGCGTCACAGATTTTCGGGCAGGGAGACGAGCCGGTTCCGGGGGTGGCGCCGGGTTGCCGGGGGATCATCGTGCCGGCCCTGCCGAACACGGCGACGGTGGCGGATCCGCTGAACCTGGTGCACGCAGTCGATGCGCTGCTTGATGCCGGGGTGCACGTGATCCACTTCAGTCCCGTGCTGGCGACCTCGTCGGGTGAGGCGGCCGACCTGCTGCGGCGGTCGATGGCCAAGGCCGAGGAGGCCGGGGTGCTGGTGGTGGTGCCGGCGGGTAACAACTACGGCGAGCTGCAGCAGATTCCGGCGGTCATCCCGACGGTGCTGACGGTGGGGGCGGTGGACGACGAGGGCCGGATGTTCCGGTTCAGCAATTTCGGGCCTGGATATCGTGACCACGGCATCGTGGCGCCGGGTGGCAACATGCTCGGGGCCACGCCGGGTGGTGGCCGGCGCACCGAGAAGGGCACCAGCGTCTCGACTCCCGTGGTCACCGGAGTGGCGGCCCTGCTGATCGGCCTGCAGCGCCGGCACGGTCTGGCCGTCGATCCGCTGGCGGTGCGCGATGCTCTGATCGCCACAGCCAGGCCGCTTCCGGCGGCGAGCTGTCACGGTGAGCCCGAGCGGGGGTTGTCGGGGTTGCTCGACATCCGCGGCGCCCTGCGCCGGGTGCTCGCCGGTCATGAGGTGCTGGCGTCAATGGTGGACGTCGTTGAGCCTGCGTTGGACGCGGTCACTCTCGCTTCGGTGGAGTCGGTCGAGGTGGAGTCGGTCGGGGTGGAGCCTGTTTTCGCCCTCGGCGCCCTCGGGTACGACTTCGGGACGGTGGCCCGGAAAGAGGTTTTCGCCCAGCGGATGGCTGCGGTGCGCACCGGGCGCACCCTGTTCCCGGCCCAGCCGGATGATGTCCGGCAGATGGTGCGGCATCTGCGGGACAATCCCACGCAGTCGGGTTCGCTGATCTGGACGCTGAGTCTGGAGTCGACTCCGCTGTACGCGGTCGAGGTGGCCGACGCCTTTGCGCCGGAGGTGTATGCGCGGCTCGTCGACCTGCTCGAGGGACAGTTCGTCCGTGGCGCGGGTCAGGTGGAGCGGGTGGCCGTCGCGGCCCGCTCGACCGGGCGGTGGGCGCAACTGATCTCCGGGCAGATGGTTGCGGTGATCGAGCTGGAACTGCCCCGCCATCTGAACGGCTGGGCGGCGGGCCCTCTGGCGGCCGAAGCCGTCGGGCAGGCCGGGCTGGTGGATCAGGTCGGGGCCCTCACGGTGCCGGCCTTGCGCGACTTCCTGCACCGGATCTGCCTCGATCTGCGCAACCGCGGGGCCACGGCGTCTGAGCGGGCCCTGAACTTCGCTGCCACCAGCGTCTTCGCGGCAGCGGAGGTGTTCTCGCAGGCCTCTGCCCTCGGGCTGGTCCTGGACCGCACGACCGTCGAGGAGAGCCCTTTCGGCCGGGCGGATCAGGTCTGCCGGGACGTGTGCCTGAGTTTCTTCGACCCGGAGAACGGCCGGAGGGCCGGGAGGGTCTTCCGCCTGAGCGTCGACGTCACCGACGTGCAGCCGGTCGCGTTGGGCCCGGTGCGCAGCTGGGCCCGGGATCTGTCATCGAGTGAGAGGGAATCGTGA
- a CDS encoding LysR family transcriptional regulator: MPVLNLSRLRILYELNRSGTLAEVARVLSYTPSAISQQLSQLEREAGVPLLEKVGRRVRLTDEALTLVKHTQVILEQLELAEAELSAAQPEIHGTLRVASFQTVLLSILPVALSVLAQKHPGMDVEITQREVGPAYEGLLAHEFDLILGEEYPGQPEPIRSGIDREDFTRDALRLALPGEGPHSVRPVRLSDLSEMSWALDPHNSPARRWADALCRRSGFEAKVRFESPDPLLHAHLVRLGHAAAFIPSLVGAAHLEGAQLVSLPGDPHRTLFTAVRSGRSKHRLVEAFRQALAEAARANPVLSPVMELSA, encoded by the coding sequence ATGCCCGTGCTCAACCTGTCCCGCTTGCGCATCCTGTACGAATTGAACCGTTCGGGAACATTGGCGGAGGTTGCCCGGGTGCTCTCGTACACGCCGTCGGCGATCTCGCAGCAGCTGTCGCAACTGGAGCGCGAGGCCGGGGTACCCCTGCTGGAGAAGGTCGGTCGGCGGGTGCGCCTGACCGACGAGGCGCTCACCCTGGTCAAGCACACCCAGGTGATCCTGGAGCAGCTGGAGTTGGCCGAGGCGGAGCTGTCGGCCGCCCAGCCGGAGATCCACGGCACGTTGCGGGTGGCCTCGTTCCAGACCGTGCTGCTGAGCATCCTGCCGGTGGCCCTGAGTGTGCTGGCCCAGAAGCACCCGGGGATGGACGTGGAGATCACCCAGCGCGAGGTCGGCCCGGCCTACGAAGGGCTGCTGGCCCACGAGTTCGACCTGATCCTGGGGGAGGAGTACCCCGGGCAGCCCGAGCCCATCCGTTCGGGTATCGACCGTGAGGACTTCACCCGGGACGCGCTGCGCCTGGCCCTGCCGGGGGAAGGCCCGCACAGTGTGCGGCCGGTGCGGCTGTCCGACCTCTCGGAGATGTCGTGGGCTCTCGACCCGCACAACAGCCCGGCCCGCCGCTGGGCCGACGCGCTCTGCCGACGTTCGGGTTTCGAGGCGAAAGTGCGCTTCGAGAGCCCGGACCCGTTGCTGCACGCCCACCTGGTGCGGCTCGGGCACGCCGCGGCCTTCATTCCCTCGCTGGTCGGGGCGGCTCATCTGGAGGGTGCCCAACTGGTGTCGTTGCCCGGCGATCCGCATCGCACCCTGTTCACCGCGGTCCGTTCCGGCCGTTCGAAACACCGTCTGGTCGAAGCCTTCCGTCAGGCCCTGGCCGAGGCGGCCCGGGCGAACCCGGTGCTGTCGCCGGTGATGGAACTGTCAGCCTGA
- a CDS encoding DUF1304 domain-containing protein has protein sequence MLIAATVVGILAVLFHVAAFVLESVLWTRPAVFARFNIATQQEAETIRPMAYNQGFYNLALAIGVAVGLVLLTRDGDALIVGKTLVIFGTACMAVAGSVLMSTGRQYLKSAVGQFVPAIVTLALVAFS, from the coding sequence GTGCTGATCGCGGCGACGGTGGTGGGCATCCTCGCGGTGCTGTTCCATGTGGCGGCATTCGTGCTGGAGAGCGTGCTGTGGACGCGCCCGGCGGTGTTCGCCCGGTTCAACATCGCCACCCAGCAGGAGGCCGAGACCATCCGGCCGATGGCCTACAACCAGGGCTTCTACAATCTGGCGCTGGCCATCGGGGTCGCCGTCGGCCTGGTGCTGCTGACGCGTGACGGCGACGCGCTGATCGTGGGTAAGACGCTGGTGATCTTCGGGACGGCCTGCATGGCGGTGGCCGGTTCGGTGCTGATGAGCACGGGCCGCCAGTATCTGAAGTCCGCGGTGGGCCAGTTCGTCCCGGCGATCGTGACCCTGGCGCTCGTCGCGTTCAGCTGA
- a CDS encoding PatA/PatG family cyanobactin maturation protease: MTDLNRIPGLARLRGRTTGDDRIRIALIDGPVDREHLALSGARLDVLTGVWAAESADSRPGAHGTAVASIIFGQPDTQVVGVAPGCRGLSVPAFSARREKTSQLELARGIELAVESGAHVINISGGQLSSSGEADDPLGRAVRLCAQENVLVIAAAGNDGCACQHVPASLPSVLAVGALDESGRPLPMSNWGPAYREQGLMAPGENLLTAVPGGGTARRTGTSLAAPVVAGVAALLLCEQLRLKARPDPLGVRRILLESARPCQSHGNEDCERYLAGVLDIEGALTALTTELSAPVVLTPPVIPSLQPESVVLSGGDDCGCPAAPSAPAPQVSVPQVTLSAAPEEPGSHLVYALGTLGYDFGSEARRDSFKQLMAPVLIEGVAVPANPYDARQMVDHLRANPSEANALIWTLNLELTPIYALEPSGPYAADIYDLLIRLLAGEVDAQEADDFIERVAVPGVMSGQTAKLFSGQVVPLLDLKQRRGLYGWEVNRLVAGATQIAVSQPGETAPPEAVATSLRDFLSRIYYDLRNLGATSRDRALNFAATNAFQAAQTFASALAMGQVLDSIAVEKSPFGRQDSDCWDVRLRFFDPENSRRAKRVFRFTIDVSDVQPVTLGEVRSWPEA; encoded by the coding sequence ATGACCGATCTGAACCGCATCCCCGGCCTGGCGCGGCTACGTGGCAGAACGACCGGTGACGATCGCATCCGCATCGCACTGATCGACGGCCCGGTCGACCGTGAGCACCTGGCGCTGTCCGGAGCCCGGCTGGACGTGCTGACCGGCGTCTGGGCCGCCGAATCCGCCGACAGTCGGCCGGGCGCCCATGGAACTGCCGTGGCCAGCATCATTTTCGGGCAGCCGGACACACAGGTCGTCGGGGTGGCACCCGGTTGCCGGGGACTGTCGGTGCCGGCCTTCTCGGCCCGGAGGGAGAAGACCTCGCAACTCGAGCTGGCCAGAGGCATCGAGCTGGCGGTGGAGTCCGGTGCCCACGTGATCAACATCAGCGGCGGGCAGCTCAGCTCCAGCGGTGAGGCCGACGATCCGCTCGGTCGCGCTGTGCGGCTGTGCGCTCAGGAGAATGTGCTCGTGATCGCGGCCGCCGGGAACGACGGCTGTGCCTGCCAGCATGTTCCCGCTTCACTCCCGTCGGTACTCGCGGTGGGTGCCCTGGACGAGTCGGGGCGGCCCCTCCCGATGAGCAACTGGGGGCCCGCGTACCGGGAACAAGGTCTGATGGCGCCCGGTGAGAACCTCCTGACCGCCGTGCCCGGCGGTGGAACCGCCCGCCGTACCGGCACCAGCCTGGCCGCTCCGGTGGTGGCCGGGGTGGCCGCTCTGCTGCTCTGCGAGCAACTGCGCCTGAAGGCGCGTCCTGATCCCCTGGGGGTGCGCCGGATTCTCCTGGAATCGGCACGACCTTGCCAGTCCCACGGAAACGAAGACTGCGAGCGCTATCTCGCCGGCGTTCTCGATATCGAAGGAGCACTGACCGCCTTGACCACCGAGCTTTCCGCCCCCGTCGTCCTGACCCCTCCTGTGATCCCGTCCCTGCAACCGGAGTCTGTTGTTCTCAGCGGTGGTGACGATTGTGGTTGCCCGGCCGCGCCATCGGCCCCGGCGCCGCAGGTCTCCGTGCCGCAGGTCACCTTGTCGGCCGCTCCCGAGGAGCCGGGCAGTCACCTGGTCTATGCCCTGGGCACACTCGGTTACGACTTCGGTTCCGAGGCCCGCAGGGACTCGTTCAAGCAGCTCATGGCCCCGGTGCTGATCGAGGGCGTCGCGGTTCCGGCGAACCCGTACGACGCCCGGCAGATGGTCGATCACCTGCGGGCCAACCCGTCCGAGGCGAATGCGCTGATCTGGACGCTGAATCTCGAGCTGACGCCGATCTATGCGCTGGAGCCGTCGGGGCCCTACGCCGCAGACATCTACGATCTGCTGATTCGGTTGCTGGCCGGGGAGGTCGACGCGCAGGAGGCGGACGACTTCATCGAGCGGGTGGCCGTGCCGGGGGTGATGTCCGGGCAGACGGCGAAGTTGTTCTCCGGTCAGGTGGTTCCGCTGCTGGACCTGAAGCAGCGTCGCGGGCTGTACGGCTGGGAGGTCAACCGTCTGGTGGCGGGGGCCACCCAGATCGCGGTGAGTCAGCCCGGTGAGACCGCGCCGCCGGAGGCGGTGGCCACGAGCCTGCGGGACTTCCTGAGCCGGATCTATTACGACCTGCGTAATCTGGGGGCCACGTCTCGGGATCGGGCGCTGAATTTCGCGGCCACCAATGCGTTCCAGGCGGCTCAGACATTCGCGAGTGCTCTGGCGATGGGTCAGGTGCTGGACTCGATCGCGGTGGAGAAGAGCCCGTTCGGGCGGCAGGACAGTGACTGCTGGGACGTGCGGTTGCGGTTCTTCGACCCGGAGAACAGCCGCCGGGCCAAGCGGGTGTTCCGGTTCACGATCGACGTGAGTGATGTGCAGCCGGTGACCCTCGGCGAGGTCCGTTCCTGGCCGGAGGCCTAG
- a CDS encoding EamA family transporter: MPATSSTGPRASSPALFFIVGSCFSLQFGAAFAAKLFPELGSWGTTVLRLGIASLILLAFTQPAVRSWSRTQWRATLALGLSLAGMNGFFYAALERIPLGTAVAIEFLGPLMLSAVLSRKARELAWVALALAGMALLAIESFTTAHSLDPIGVLFALIAAGFWALYIQTGSRVGILVPGTGGLAVALAMATIVVAPMGLHGALNVVGSPHLLAVGAATALLASVIPYTLEMAAMRRIPRNLFGILLSLEPVAATLVGWLLLSQTPGPLRLVAVGLVVAASIGSSIGAARAAQAENAPRADDRVLVPA, encoded by the coding sequence ATGCCCGCAACATCCTCGACCGGCCCCCGTGCGTCCAGTCCCGCCCTGTTCTTCATCGTCGGTTCCTGCTTCTCCCTGCAGTTCGGTGCCGCGTTCGCCGCGAAACTCTTCCCCGAACTCGGCAGCTGGGGCACCACCGTGCTCCGCCTGGGCATCGCGTCACTGATTCTGCTGGCCTTCACCCAGCCGGCGGTGCGCAGCTGGAGCCGCACCCAGTGGCGCGCCACCCTGGCGCTGGGGCTCTCCCTCGCGGGCATGAATGGCTTCTTCTACGCCGCACTCGAGCGCATTCCGCTCGGAACCGCCGTCGCCATCGAGTTTCTCGGTCCGCTGATGCTGTCCGCCGTCCTGAGCCGCAAGGCCCGGGAGCTCGCCTGGGTCGCCCTGGCCCTGGCCGGCATGGCCCTGCTCGCGATCGAGAGCTTCACCACCGCACATTCCCTCGACCCGATCGGCGTGCTGTTCGCCTTGATCGCAGCCGGCTTCTGGGCGCTCTACATCCAGACCGGCTCCCGGGTGGGCATTCTCGTGCCCGGCACCGGCGGCCTGGCCGTTGCGCTGGCCATGGCCACGATCGTGGTCGCACCGATGGGCCTGCACGGCGCCCTGAACGTGGTCGGCTCGCCGCACCTGCTGGCCGTCGGGGCCGCCACCGCACTGCTCGCCTCGGTGATCCCCTACACGCTGGAAATGGCCGCCATGCGCCGGATCCCGCGCAATCTTTTCGGCATCCTGCTGAGCCTGGAGCCCGTCGCCGCCACCCTCGTCGGATGGCTGCTGCTGAGCCAGACCCCCGGCCCGCTGCGCCTGGTCGCCGTCGGCCTGGTCGTAGCCGCCAGCATCGGCTCCAGTATCGGCGCCGCCCGCGCGGCCCAGGCCGAGAACGCCCCGCGGGCCGACGACCGGGTACTCGTACCGGCCTGA
- a CDS encoding FAD-dependent oxidoreductase: MTGHTAHVVVIGGGIAGTSAALALHKAGISVTVCEAHPGSAGDLGAFLTLAGNGMRALDAIDAATVISEVGFDLTELSALGADGVPLTTRPMGEPDHPLYRFRCLRWSALTSALQAEAVRRGIPLRHDATFVSAIQDASGVTASFADGSRITADLLLGADGINSRVRRIVDPQAATPRYAGQRVFYGYTSTAQPPTAPGRITMVRGQAASFGYAVSPAGETFWFARQSAAAVTETGPATAALRHELLEALRWDSTPTADIVEATDDLLVTNTSDLPDVTTWSRGRLLLTGDAAHAASPATGQGASMAFEDAVVLAKALRDSDSVNQAITLFERVRMPRTQRNMEASAAMTGRGTPPPAQSPTSPTSQDTELLRQMDWNAPLTPTPTSS; encoded by the coding sequence GTGACTGGACACACCGCGCACGTCGTCGTCATCGGGGGCGGTATCGCCGGCACCTCCGCCGCGCTGGCCCTGCACAAGGCCGGGATCTCGGTCACCGTGTGCGAGGCACATCCGGGCTCGGCCGGTGACCTCGGCGCGTTCCTCACACTGGCCGGCAACGGGATGCGGGCGCTGGACGCGATCGATGCCGCCACGGTCATCTCCGAGGTGGGCTTCGACCTCACCGAACTGAGCGCCCTGGGCGCCGACGGCGTCCCGCTCACGACCCGCCCGATGGGCGAGCCCGATCATCCGCTGTACCGTTTCCGCTGCCTGCGCTGGAGCGCGCTGACTTCGGCCCTGCAGGCCGAGGCGGTGCGGCGGGGTATCCCTCTGCGGCACGACGCAACGTTTGTTTCGGCCATCCAAGACGCATCGGGCGTCACCGCCTCGTTCGCGGACGGCTCCCGGATCACCGCCGACCTGTTGCTGGGGGCCGACGGGATCAACTCCCGGGTGCGCCGGATCGTCGACCCTCAGGCTGCCACGCCGCGCTACGCCGGGCAGCGGGTCTTCTACGGCTACACCTCCACCGCGCAGCCACCCACGGCGCCGGGCCGGATCACCATGGTGCGGGGTCAGGCCGCCTCGTTCGGTTACGCCGTCTCCCCCGCCGGCGAGACCTTCTGGTTCGCCCGCCAGAGCGCCGCGGCCGTGACCGAAACCGGCCCGGCAACTGCGGCTTTACGCCATGAACTGCTGGAGGCACTGCGATGGGACAGCACCCCCACCGCCGACATCGTCGAGGCCACCGACGACCTCCTGGTGACGAATACCAGCGACCTGCCCGACGTGACCACCTGGTCGCGAGGACGTCTGCTGCTGACCGGCGACGCCGCGCACGCCGCCTCCCCGGCCACCGGCCAGGGCGCGTCGATGGCCTTCGAAGACGCCGTGGTGCTGGCGAAAGCATTGCGCGACAGCGATTCCGTGAACCAGGCCATCACGTTGTTCGAACGTGTGCGGATGCCCCGCACCCAGCGCAACATGGAGGCCAGCGCCGCGATGACCGGCCGCGGCACACCCCCACCCGCGCAGTCCCCCACCTCCCCCACCTCGCAGGACACCGAGCTCCTGCGCCAGATGGACTGGAACGCGCCCCTCACCCCCACCCCCACTTCCTCGTGA